In a single window of the Amycolatopsis sp. cg5 genome:
- a CDS encoding class I SAM-dependent methyltransferase: MRQLPLDSRIRRALADKLKRAVADAVKPLLAEQTERLERQVAEARAEAQRAYDRVIEFEIRSRRDLVYAADQRAAREAAEFVIEHMPSAPRFGERLGVLEHGLKLAPADGMALEFGVFQGTSLKLIAETRQTGGVYGFDSFKGLPEQWGVDFAPGHFAVDELPDVPGAELVVGWFDETLPGFLDERQGHVGLLHVDCDLYSSTKTVLELVGPRLRPGSIVVFDEFFNYPAWKDGEYRAWTEYVEKTGISFEYVGYSYVDEQVVVRIGEAD; encoded by the coding sequence GTGCGACAGCTGCCACTCGACTCCCGTATCCGCCGCGCGCTCGCCGACAAGCTGAAGAGGGCCGTGGCGGACGCGGTGAAACCGCTGCTGGCCGAGCAGACCGAGCGGCTGGAGCGACAGGTGGCCGAGGCGCGCGCGGAAGCGCAGCGCGCCTACGACCGGGTCATCGAGTTCGAGATCCGCTCGCGCCGCGACCTCGTCTACGCCGCCGACCAGCGCGCCGCGCGTGAAGCCGCGGAGTTCGTCATCGAGCACATGCCGAGCGCGCCGCGCTTCGGTGAGCGCCTCGGGGTGCTCGAGCACGGGCTGAAGCTGGCGCCCGCGGACGGCATGGCGCTCGAATTCGGCGTTTTCCAGGGAACGAGCCTCAAGCTGATCGCCGAAACCCGCCAGACCGGCGGTGTCTACGGTTTCGACTCGTTCAAAGGCCTGCCAGAGCAGTGGGGCGTCGACTTCGCGCCTGGCCACTTCGCCGTCGACGAACTGCCGGACGTGCCCGGCGCCGAGCTCGTGGTCGGCTGGTTCGACGAGACGCTGCCGGGATTCCTGGACGAGCGCCAGGGTCACGTCGGCCTGCTGCACGTCGACTGCGACCTCTACAGCTCCACCAAGACCGTGCTGGAGCTGGTCGGCCCGCGCCTGCGGCCGGGTTCGATCGTCGTATTCGACGAGTTCTTCAACTATCCGGCCTGGAAGGACGGGGAATACCGGGCCTGGACCGAGTACGTCGAGAAAACCGGCATTTCGTTCGAATACGTGGGTTATTCCTACGTCGACGAGCAGGTCGTCGTGCGAATCGGCGAAGCAGATTAG
- a CDS encoding bacterial proteasome activator family protein: MTAPNSQHPESAPHVVVVGPDGTPLDMPEHEQRDAEAVGELIEEPAKVMRIGTMIKQLLEEVRAAPLDDASRNRVREIHQTSIRELEKALAPELQDELERLVSPFTDDSTPSDAELRIAQAQLVGWLEGLVHGIQTALFAQQMAARVQLEQMRRGLPPGASAGAGAEQGLSGSGQYL; the protein is encoded by the coding sequence ATGACCGCGCCGAATTCCCAGCACCCCGAATCCGCACCGCACGTGGTGGTCGTCGGCCCGGACGGCACTCCGCTCGACATGCCCGAGCACGAGCAGCGCGACGCCGAGGCCGTCGGCGAGCTCATCGAAGAGCCCGCGAAGGTGATGCGGATCGGCACGATGATCAAGCAGCTGCTCGAAGAGGTCAGGGCGGCTCCGCTCGACGACGCCAGCCGCAACCGGGTCCGCGAGATCCACCAGACGTCCATCCGCGAGCTGGAGAAGGCGCTGGCCCCGGAGCTGCAGGACGAGCTGGAGCGGCTCGTCTCGCCGTTCACCGACGACTCGACCCCGTCGGACGCCGAGCTCCGGATCGCGCAGGCCCAGCTCGTCGGCTGGCTCGAAGGCCTGGTGCACGGCATCCAGACCGCGTTGTTCGCCCAGCAGATGGCGGCCCGCGTGCAGCTGGAGCAGATGCGCCGCGGTCTTCCGCCCGGCGCGTCGGCGGGCGCAGGCGCCGAACAAGGCCTCTCGGGAAGCGGTCAATACCTTTAG